The proteins below are encoded in one region of Reichenbachiella sp. 5M10:
- a CDS encoding TonB-dependent receptor has translation MKDSESNEPLLGVSIVVKDKVVGTISGTDGNFNLAVKSDPPLVLVFSMVGYTSVEVEITEASVEGLEVTLAETAIMGQEVVISASRVEESVMQSPVSIEKMDVLDIKETASTSFYDALINFKGVDMSAQSITFKSINTRGFGANGNNRFVQLIDGIDNVAPGLNFAVGNIVGINDLDLESAEMIPGAASALYGPNALNGVLLMTSKSPFDYQGLSAYTKLGVNHVDGEDDDPSLYQDYGLRYAKAINNRWAFKVTASYLRANDFRGVDYRDQSSNTNGEGAGYAVETPGRTRENNRTYDGVNTYGDFGFNLGLIPRLDPAYGAVAGQLPTGPDGAFSPTGYTESSFTDNTTESFKIGGALHYRITDDLEIFGQVNYGSGSTVYTANDRFVLDNFSIWTAKLELRSPNFYIRAYTTQEDSGDTYAANTVASLINQNKYVPDYTLGFLGARGQGATIDQAHDAARQYADNLQQAYAPGTEQWQVGMDSLRKISIFDGGAKFKDASSMNHFEASYNFSHLIDFAEIVAGANYRMYNLNSGGTLFALDDDGNEMSYGEYGAYLQVSKAFFNDRLKVQASGRYDKNENFDGQFSPRVSLVGTVAQNHNFRGSFQRGFRIPTTQDQFIDLDVQTRRLIGSNQMLIDRYRFRTNTVYSTESLAAARASGSIDSLKVATQVFDDFTTEKISTFELGYRGLFLNDKLMIDAYYYHSSYDDFIAEITFVQAVPNGLRNDPAPFDPDSDAGKAAIMQGTVATQEYGFDVNAEGTIKSQGWGLQADYFLGKGYKLSGNVAYNKLLDDKALKDQGFRAAYNTPEYTYNIGLSNRNVIDNVGFNVKWRWQEAFLWDSSFGTAVIPAFGTLDAQVSYKISSLKSVVKLGGSNVLNKRYTTGIGNPRMGGIYYVSITFDQFLN, from the coding sequence GTGAAAGACAGCGAATCCAACGAACCCTTGCTCGGTGTGAGCATCGTGGTAAAGGATAAGGTGGTAGGAACCATCTCAGGGACTGATGGCAATTTTAATTTAGCCGTCAAGTCGGACCCGCCACTGGTTTTGGTGTTTTCGATGGTGGGGTATACTTCCGTCGAAGTGGAAATCACAGAAGCTAGCGTAGAGGGATTGGAAGTGACTCTAGCGGAGACAGCCATCATGGGGCAAGAAGTAGTGATCTCAGCATCTAGAGTAGAGGAGTCCGTGATGCAATCTCCCGTTTCGATAGAGAAAATGGACGTACTGGATATCAAAGAGACTGCTTCCACGAGTTTCTATGATGCGTTGATCAATTTTAAAGGGGTCGACATGAGTGCGCAGAGTATCACTTTCAAATCGATCAACACACGAGGATTTGGAGCGAATGGAAACAACCGTTTTGTACAACTAATCGATGGGATCGACAATGTTGCGCCGGGCCTCAATTTTGCAGTAGGAAATATCGTTGGGATCAATGATCTCGACTTGGAGAGTGCAGAGATGATACCAGGAGCTGCATCGGCACTCTATGGACCCAATGCCCTCAACGGAGTATTGCTCATGACGAGCAAAAGTCCCTTTGATTACCAAGGCTTGAGTGCATATACCAAGTTGGGTGTAAACCACGTGGATGGAGAGGATGATGACCCTTCCCTTTATCAGGACTATGGTTTGAGGTATGCCAAGGCCATCAATAATAGATGGGCATTCAAAGTCACTGCGTCATATTTGAGAGCCAATGATTTTAGAGGGGTTGATTACCGTGACCAAAGTAGCAATACGAACGGAGAAGGTGCTGGCTATGCAGTAGAGACACCGGGTCGAACCAGAGAAAACAATAGAACATACGATGGTGTCAACACCTATGGTGATTTTGGTTTCAACTTGGGGCTTATTCCGAGGTTAGATCCCGCCTATGGAGCCGTAGCGGGGCAGTTGCCAACGGGACCCGATGGCGCTTTTTCCCCGACAGGGTATACCGAGTCATCATTTACAGACAATACGACCGAGAGTTTCAAAATAGGGGGAGCGCTGCACTATCGAATTACTGATGACTTGGAAATATTTGGGCAAGTCAATTATGGGTCTGGTAGTACGGTGTACACAGCCAATGATCGTTTTGTGTTGGATAATTTTTCGATTTGGACGGCTAAGTTGGAATTGAGAAGTCCTAATTTCTATATCAGAGCCTATACGACACAAGAAGACTCAGGGGACACTTATGCGGCTAACACCGTAGCATCACTCATCAATCAGAACAAGTATGTTCCAGACTACACTTTGGGTTTTTTGGGTGCACGGGGTCAGGGAGCTACAATCGATCAAGCACATGATGCAGCTCGACAGTATGCGGACAATTTGCAGCAAGCCTATGCTCCAGGTACTGAACAGTGGCAGGTGGGGATGGATTCGTTGAGAAAAATTTCAATTTTCGATGGGGGAGCAAAATTCAAAGATGCATCCAGTATGAATCACTTTGAGGCCAGTTACAATTTTTCACATTTGATCGATTTTGCTGAGATCGTGGCAGGTGCAAATTACAGAATGTATAACCTCAATTCGGGAGGGACATTGTTTGCCCTAGATGACGATGGCAATGAAATGTCGTACGGTGAGTACGGTGCTTACCTACAGGTTTCAAAGGCATTTTTTAATGATAGGCTAAAAGTGCAGGCTTCTGGTAGATATGATAAGAATGAGAATTTTGACGGGCAATTTTCTCCGAGGGTTTCTTTGGTAGGAACGGTTGCTCAAAATCATAATTTCAGAGGATCATTTCAGCGTGGGTTTAGAATCCCAACGACCCAGGATCAGTTCATCGATTTGGATGTACAGACAAGACGATTGATCGGAAGCAATCAAATGTTGATAGACAGATATCGTTTCCGTACCAATACAGTGTACTCTACGGAGAGTTTGGCCGCAGCACGTGCCAGTGGAAGCATTGATTCGCTGAAAGTTGCGACACAGGTTTTTGATGATTTCACCACGGAGAAAATCAGCACGTTTGAGTTAGGTTATAGAGGCTTGTTTTTGAATGACAAGTTGATGATTGATGCTTATTACTATCACAGTAGCTATGATGATTTCATTGCTGAGATCACTTTTGTGCAGGCTGTACCCAATGGTTTGAGAAACGATCCTGCTCCTTTTGATCCAGATTCTGATGCAGGCAAAGCAGCGATTATGCAAGGTACGGTGGCTACCCAGGAGTATGGGTTTGACGTGAATGCCGAAGGAACGATCAAGTCACAAGGCTGGGGGCTTCAGGCTGATTACTTCTTGGGCAAGGGGTACAAACTGTCAGGAAATGTTGCGTACAACAAGTTGTTAGATGACAAAGCATTGAAAGACCAAGGCTTTCGAGCAGCATACAATACGCCTGAGTATACCTACAACATTGGTTTGAGCAACCGAAACGTTATAGACAATGTCGGCTTCAACGTCAAGTGGAGATGGCAAGAAGCCTTTTTGTGGGATTCTTCTTTTGGGACAGCGGTGATTCCTGCTTTTGGTACTTTGGATGCGCAAGTGAGCTACAAAATATCAAGCCTCAAGTCTGTCGTGAAATTGGGAGGGAGTAATGTCCTAAACAAGAGGTACACTACGGGTATTGGAAACCCAAGAATGGGTGGCATATACTATGTGTCTATTACATTTGACCAATTCTTGAACTAA
- the gldC gene encoding gliding motility protein GldC: MRKSKISVDVTLDENNVPEKIEWSAEDNLQGALQAAKAVSLSFWDDEKKDTLNLDLWTKDMNTDAMKMFYVNMLGSASNTLLNSTGDEFMSSEIANLCEKLVEYLNQK, translated from the coding sequence ATGAGAAAATCGAAGATAAGTGTAGATGTAACTCTGGATGAAAATAATGTGCCAGAAAAGATAGAATGGTCAGCGGAGGACAATTTGCAAGGAGCACTCCAAGCTGCAAAGGCTGTATCACTTTCCTTTTGGGATGATGAGAAAAAGGACACGTTGAATCTCGATCTATGGACCAAGGATATGAACACAGACGCCATGAAAATGTTTTATGTCAATATGCTCGGAAGTGCTTCCAATACGCTGCTCAATTCGACAGGTGATGAGTTCATGTCGAGCGAAATTGCCAACCTCTGTGAGAAACTCGTGGAGTATCTCAATCAAAAATAG